The following proteins are encoded in a genomic region of Entelurus aequoreus isolate RoL-2023_Sb linkage group LG01, RoL_Eaeq_v1.1, whole genome shotgun sequence:
- the LOC133652472 gene encoding D-beta-hydroxybutyrate dehydrogenase, mitochondrial-like produces the protein MNASLSAYQLFCILPVLAVVLFIVAKVFSKRGCSSPLDGRGYAVLITGCDSGFGYELARCLDQRGFVVFAGCLFPQGMGAQNLARESSANLQLVKLDVTSDADVQQAKTVVLDNLPEKGLWAVVNNAGISDWAEIEWSTIEDFRHMVDINLFGCIRTTMAFLPLLRAAKGRMVFVSSIFAFFNCLNMACYSVSKRGLEAFADCLRVEMASFGVKVSIIQPGNFGQATNIVKMKTVSDIWAKFDDERKQTFNQAYIKMAIEYFVSSCRTGFTNAEKVIHAMLHAVTAPSPKHRYMIVSATDRVFFQLYPYLPTALTDAVFSLSSMYAKRREMLYFK, from the exons ATGAACGCCTCCTTGTCTGCCTACCAGCTCTTTTGCATCCTCCCCGTCTTGGCCGTGGTGCTCTTTATTGTTGCCAAGGTTTTCTCAAAGCGCGGCTGCAGTTCCCCGCTGGACGGCCGTGGCTACGCCGTGCTGATAACGGGCTGTGACAGCGGCTTCGGATACGAGCTGGCCCGGTGCCTGGACCAGAGAGGCTTCGTGGTCTTTGCCGGCTGTTTGTTTCCGCAGGGAATGGGCGCCCAGAATCTGGCCAGAGAGAGCTCGGCTAATTTACAACTCGTCAAGCTGGACGTGACCAGTGATGCAGATGTGCAGCAGGCAAAGACGGTGGTCCTCGACAACCTGCCAGAAAAAG GTCTGTGGGCTGTGGTCAACAATGCTGGTATTTCAGACTGGGCAGAGATAGAATGGAGCACGATTGAAGACTTCCGCCACATGGTGGACATCAACCTGTTTGGCTGCATCAGGACCACCATGGCCTTCCTGCCTTTGCTGCGCGCTGCTAAAG GCCGGATGGTTTTTGTGTCGAGCATCTTTGCCTTCTTCAACTGCCTGAACATGGCCTGTTACAGCGTGTCCAAGCGAGGACTGGAGGCCTTTGCCGACTGCCTGCGGGTGGAAATGGCCAGCTTCGGTGTGAAG GTGAGCATCATTCAGCCAGGTAACTTCGGCCAAGCCACCAACATCGTGAAGATGAAGACCGTGTCAGATATCTGGGCTAAGTTTGATGACGAGCGCAAGCAAACCTTCAACCAAGCCTACATTAAGATGGCCATCGAGTACTTTGTCTCATCATGCAGGACGGGATTCACCAATGCGGAGAAGGTCATCCACGCCATGCTGCACGCGGTGACGGCGCCCTCCCCGAAACACAGATATATGATCGTTTCAGCCACCGATCGGGTTTTCTTCCAGCTCTACCCTTACCTGCCCACGGCTCTCACAGACGCCGTGTTTTCTCTCAGCTCCATGTACGCTAAAAGGAGAGAAATGCTTTATTTCAAGTAG